GGAATTAGGTGGTCTTTACAGGACGATGCCGGTTACATTAACCCTCTATATGATAGGGGGGTTTGCTATCTCTGCATTTCCCCTGTTCAGTGGTTTTGTGAGTAAATCCATGGTAGTTGCAGGTGCGGCTGCGGACCACAGACCAATCGTTGCCTTGTTGTTGACAATGGCGTCAGCAGGAACCTTCCTGCACACAGGCCTTAAACTCCCGTACTATATGTTCTTTGGCAAGGACTCAGGTCTGAGGCCAAAGGAACCGCCGATGAATATGCTTATTGCCATGGGTATTGCTGCGTTTCTGTGCATTGCCATTGGAGTAGTTCCGGGTCAGCTCTACAGAGTCCTCCCGTATCCCGTTCACTTTGAACCTTACACAGGAGACCATGTTACCAGTGCACTCGGCATATTGATGTTCACTGCGCTCGGATTCTTCCTGCTGCTTAAAAAACTTGACCCTGAACCAACGATAAGCGCTGACACAGACTGGTTCTACAGGAAGGGTGCGTTGGTATTCATGTGGTTTGCAAGAAAGCCTGTCGGGGCCTGGGAAGGCTTTATAACGGAAATAACCAATACAGCCATAATGCCGTTTATTTATGCGGTTGCAAGGATAGGTTTCTGGATTGACAAAAACATAGTTGACAAGGCCGTAAATGGTATTGCAGGCATTATTATGTCCCTGAGTGCCGGTGTAAGGCGAGTGCAGTCAGGCCAGCTTCAGCACTATGCCGTAGGTATGGTTTTAGGGATCATGGTGATCATCTTTATATTTTCGATGATAGTGAGGGGATGAAGTGATAGAAGCAGTTCATAACAGTATGGGTATCCCGATATTAAGTATAGTAACATTTCTGCCGCTCCTTGGAGCACTGATTCTCCTTTTTGTAAGAAATGCCGTTGCAGCCCGGTGGATTGCCCTGGCCTTTACAGTCGTTGATTTCCTTGTTGCCATCCCGATCGTCCTGAAGTTCGACAGCACAACGCACAATATGCAGTTTGTGGAACATTATATCTGGATTCCATCATGGAATATTACATACTTTATGGGTATAGACGGTATAAGTGTCCTGTTTATATTCCTGTCGTCCCTGCTTGGCTGGGTATGTGTGCTTGCGTCGTGGCGCTCCATCCAGCATAAGGTTAAAGAATTCATGATGGCGCTTCTTGTCATGCAGACGGCTATGATAGGCGTCTTCTGCGCCCTTGATTTCTTTCTGTTTTACTTATTCTGGGAAGCGATGCTTATCCCTATGTATCTGATCATCGGAGTCTGGGGGGGCAAGAACAGGATCTATGCAGCGATTAAGTTCTTTCTCTATACACTGGCAGGAAGTGTGCTCATGCTTATCGGAATTATTGCACTCTATTTTGCCGGCGGCCATACCTTTGACATCATAGAACTCATGAAACAGAACTATCCTTTCGCATTTCAGTTCTGGGTATTTCTCTCATTCTTCATAGCATTTGCAATCAAAGTCCCGATGTTTCCTTTCCATACATGGCTGCCTGATGCCCATGTGGAGGCGCCGACAGCAGGGAGTATTATACTTGCCGGAGTGCTGCTTAAGATGGGGACATACGGGCTTATTAGATTCAACCTGACACTTTTTGAAGAGGCCGCGAGGTACTTTACACCTCTTATACTTGTCATGTCAGTGATAGGAATAATATATGGCGGTTATCTTGCACTTGCGCAGAGCGACATAAAGAAACTTATTGCCTATTCGAGTATAAGCCACATGGGTTTTGTTACTCTTGGACTCTTTGTCTATAACTCAGCTGGCGTCGAAGGGGCTATAATGCAGATGCTGAATCACGGCATCACAACAGGGGCGTTGTTCCTGTGTATCGGGTTGATATATGAGAGGACCCATACGAGAGAGCTTGCTGACTACGGCGGCCTTGCCAAGGCGGTGCCGATTTATACTACATTTTTTACGATTTTTATTCTGTCATCCATGGCTATCCCGGGTACCAATTCGTTCATAGGTGAGTTCCTGATACTGGCCGGGGCATTCGGATACAGTAAGGTTGCCGGTGCGTTTTCAATAATAGGCGCCATGCTCGGTGCAGTTTATCTGCTCAGTATGTATAAGAAGGTTGCTCTTGGAGAGATCAATCACAAAGGTCATATACATGAGGCACATGATGTCAATGTCAGAGAGCTCGCAGCAATGGTTGCCCTTGCCATATTTGTCTTTTGGATCGGAGTGAATGCAGCTCCGTTTGTCGAGCTCATACATCCATCAGTTAGTCACCTGCTGGAACAGCTTAACTCAGCCGGGAATATGGTTGCTCATGTTAGATAATCAGGATCTCAATTCGAAGGGATGAGGGTGGGTTATTAATGAATTTTGATATCAGCAATATAATATTCAGTATGCCGGAGATAATCGTTCTGGCCGGGGCATGCCTGCTCCTTATGTTCGATCTGATACTTCCTAAAGGTCAGAAACAGGCGATAGCTTATGTCGCCCTGGCTGTTGTCATTATAGCCGGAGCTGAGACCTGGCTGCTTTCTGATAATATTGCCCATATATTTAACCGGATGTTCATGTTCGATGGATATTCAATATTCTTTAAATTTGTATTCTACATAGGTACCCTGCTTGCAATACTGCTTTCAATCAATTACATGAAGATTGAAGGGGAGGATTATGGAGAATATTATGTTCTGATTCTGTTTGCACTCAGCGGAATGATGATAATGGCCTCTGGCACTGACCTCCTGAGCATATATGTAGGACTTGAGTTGATGGCTCTTTCCATATACATACTAACCGGTTTTACACAGCGCTCAGGAAAATCAAATGAGGCTGCCATGAAATACATTATCCTTGGTTCTTTCTCCTCAGGTGTTTTACTATATGGCATGTCTCTCATCTATGGTATTACCGGTACTACTCAGTTGTCTGATCTTGCATTGGCGCTTAAAGGGCAGGATAACATGGATATGTCATTAATACTTGCTGTTATTTTCTTAGTGGCCGGCTTTGGTTTCAAGGTCGCTGCCGTGCCCTTCCACATGTGGGCGCCGGATGTTTATGAAGGGGCTCCAACATCAATTACTGCATTCATGTCAGTAGGTCCAAAGGCTGCTGCGTTTGCAGCCATCCTGCGGATTTTCATTGAGGCCCTCGGTCCGGTGGCAGGGAGCTGGGAAACAATACTCGCCCTGGTTGCAGTCCTGACAATGGCGACAGGAAGCATCTTTGCGTTGATTCAGACTAACATAAAGAGGATGATCGCATACTCCAGTATTGCTCATGCTGGCTACGCACTCCTTGGTGTAGTTGCAGGCGGTCGGGACGGCATATCAAGTGTGATGTTATACATGCTTATATATACTTTAATGAACATGGGTATTTTCGGATTGATCATCATGATGAGGAAAGGGGACTTCCGCGGCGAAAATATTCACGATTACACCGGATTGGCTAAGACTAACAAATTAGCGGCACTGCTGATGCTGATATTCCTTTTCTCTCTGGCCGGAATCCCGCCGACCGGAGGTTTTGTAGGTAAGTTCTATATTTTTATGGCCCTGGTAGGTCAGGGACTGATTCCACTTGCCGTCATTGCTGTAATCTTCAGCGCAGTCTCGGCATTCTTCTATATCCGCATAGTAATGTTGATGTACATGAAGGAGCCAACCCACAAATTTGACCTTGCAACTACCCCTGCCAGCGGCATTGCCATAGCTATAGCCTTGATCGGCATACTCATCATAGGTGTTCTGCCTTCCTGGTTCCTCGAGATGGCCCAGAGGGCCGCGTTTCCTGTGTAAGGGAGCGCATATATGATGAGATCACTGGTCTTTTTCCGAAATTGATTCAGGAAATCTAAGAGAAAGGAATAACTATGAAACTTGTTCTCAGACTCACTTTAGCAGCCATGTTGTTTGTCTCCATAGCGGTCTTTTCAGGGACAGCGCTTGCGACTAACGGTTATCAATTGATAGGTGTTGGTCAGATCCAGAAGGGTATGGCAGGGGCTGTTACGGCTGCGCCTCTGGATACAATGACGGCTATCAGTAATCCGGCGGGGATGGCACGTGTTGGCGAGCGGGCTGATTTCAGCATGGAGGCATTTATGCCGGTCCGGTCTGTAGACTTTGGCGCCATGGGTGGCGGTAAAACAGAGGGTGGGTCAGAACTCTACGGTATTCCATCTGTGGGATGGGTGGCAAATGCCTTCAATCGCGAAGACGTTTATTTTGGCGGCGGAATGTTTGCGACCTCTGGTCTTGGAGTTGATTATGGTGAGGTGCTGATGATGCCAGGGGCTGCCCTTGATATGATGACAGGAGCGCCATCTGGAACGCACAGCGATGTGACATTTGACGGTTTTTCCGCGATTCAATTCTGGAAGATGGCGCCGACCATAGCATGGAATGTTAATGGAGGACTGAGCCTGGGCGCTTCATTAAATGTAGACTATCAGTCAGTAACCATAAGGGAGAGGCTGCGCAATGTACCTTTTAACCCTTCCTCTCCTGCCTTTACTCAGATGGACGTCAATCTTGACCTTGGAAGACCGACAAGTCAGCTTGGTGTAGGTGCAGCGCTTGGTCTGTTGTATGATCTTACTGAAGAAGTTACACTGGGATTTTCTTACACGAGCAAGCAGGTCTTTGGCGACGCCGACTTTCGTGTAGGAAAAGATGATGTGAAAAATTATAATGGCGCTATGGGTGTTGCAGGTGTATATCATCTGGATCTCGATTATCCACAGCAGGCTGCATTTGGCGTAGCCTTCCAACCTATTGATTCATTGCTTTTCGACTTTGATATAAAATGGATTAACTGGTCAAACACCCATGATAAGGTAACGCTTAAAGGCCCTTCGAACTCATTTGATACAAATAGTGATTTTATTGGTGATTCAAATCAGACCAGACTCGATTTTGGCTGGGAAGATCAGTACATTTATGCTGTCGGAGCCCAGTATAAACCGACTCAAAGACTGGCCCTTCGTGCTGGTTTTAATTATTCAAAGGCGCCGATTGACAAAGCCGATGTGTTTAATAATTTAATCTTTCCTGCCTATGTTGAAAGGCATCTGACCTGTGGTTTTGACTATCAGTTAGGGACGCACTGGGGTATTGGCGCGGCGTACAAAAAGGCGTTTAAAGAGACTGCTACAGGAAAAGGGGACGTCCCTGCCGGGTTTGTTGCGATGACCCCATTTACTGTTGACTCAGGGGTAAAGGTTTCGTTAGAAGAAGATTCAATCGGGATGCTGCTTTCATATCGTTTTTAGTAGTCAGGTATAATCGTCCTTTTGACAGTTTGCGATATTGACATTCATTATCATGACTGCTATTGTTCATACAGGGATATCATTTCAACCTCGTAAAAACAGTGTGCACGACGGAGAACCGGGCCACGCAACTGGAGGACAAGGAAATGAAAAGGATGATAAAGTATTTAGGGCTGATGTCTCTGATCTTATGTTTTTCTTCTGCTGCCATGGCAGCAGACAAAGGAAAAAGTCCCATTCCCGGGATGACCAAAAGCGAGTTGATCAAATTGGCAAAGAGTGCGGCTCCAGCCAGCATTGCTGATCATGCTACGGTCATGATTCCGGGAGCAGATGGGAAACTGGTGGAGGCTGTCAAGGGGACAAATGGATTTGCCTGTATTCCGGATATTGACGGCCAGGAAGTGCCTGATCCTTTTTGCGGTGATGCCGCTTCCATGGAATGGGCAGATGCTCTGATGAGCGGTGCAGACAGACCTACCAACACAGTGCCTGGCATTGCATATATGGCCAAAGGAGGCTGGCACTTCGAGAAGGATGGCAAGATCCTGATGAAGGAGGTGCCAGGCTCAAAACGTGTCAAAGAACCTCCTCATTGGATGCTTTTCTGGCCGGTAGATTCAAAGACAAGCGGCATACCATCATTGCCCAATAAACTGGGAACTTATGTAATGTGGGACGGAACTCCGTTTGCTCACTTAATGATCTATCAGGATCCTGGCAAATTGAAGTAGAATAAAGGATAGTATTGGAGGAGGGGCTCAAATTATAAGGGACCCTCCTCTTTATACAAACCTTATTGATACATTATTATGGAAAAGTAGTCCTTTTTGTGTCAGCCTAAGCCGGCCATTATCAAATGTTAAGAGATCTCCCCCCGTCATTTCGTCTATTGACTCTTTATAAGCTTCTTCTATTTTCATCCTGAACCTGCTCTCAAAGTCCTTTACGTTAATTCCTTCCATCATCCTCAGGCCCAGGAACACGGTCTCTCCCATAGCCATTTCCCTTGTAAGCAGGTCCTCTTCAACCACCGCTGTTCCATTGCGATTTATAAGACTTAGATAATTATTCAAGAGCGGGCTATTTGCCATCCTTATACCAAATCCCTTTTTGAAATATGAATGAGCCGACACCCCGAAACCAAAATAATCTCCGCCCTTCCAATATAACTGATTGTGTTTTGACCTGAAGCCAGGGAGTGCATAGTTTGAGACCTCGTAATGTTCATATCCTGCGGTGCAAAGTAACTCAATTGTGTCAAGCAGCATTTCTGTCTGATATTCATCCCCTGGAAGGTCCAGTAATCCTTTTTCCTGACTAAGTTGAAATGGTGTTCCTTCTTCGATGGTAAGGTTATACGCTGAGATATGTTCAGGACGTAGTGATAAAGCCTCTTTAAGATCGTCCTTCCAGTCTTGTAAAGACTCTCCTCCGATGGAATGTATGAGGTCAATGCCTATATTATCGAATCCGGCCTTTCTGGCCGATTCTATGGCATTTAACGCTTCTTTACTGCTATGGGACCTGCCGAGGCTCATCAGTAGTCTGTCATTGAAAGACTGGATGCCGATACTGATACGGTTTATGCCGGCATCTTTGTATCCTCTGAGCCTTTCCATGTCAATAGTGCCGGGATTTGCCTCAATAGTTATCTCAGGATTTATTAGTCTGAACTTTTTTGCGAGATCCGAGAGGATCTTTGATATACCTGCCGGTGAAATTAGAGAGGGGGTCCCGCCGCCGAAATAAGCTGTTACAATATCAGTGGAATTTGATTCGGTGGACCGTGAATTGATCTCTTTCAGCAATGCGTTGATATATTCTTCCTCCGGCACATTGCCCGGTGTGAATGATGTAAAGCTGCAATATGGACACTTTCTTATGCAGAAAGGGATATGGATATAGATTCCGGTCATTTCCGATTGTGTTATTTCTTACGGTTTGATGTCGTTGAAGGTGCTTTCCCGGCACTCTTTTCAGACCTGTTCTGACTGAGAGTTTTTTTTGAATTACTGAATGTGAAGCGTCCGTGCAATATACAGCCTCTCATGCCAGGCTTACAGGTGCGCTCCTCTGAAATGGTACATTTTTCATTCACTTCATGCGGACATCCCCAGTTGCTCATATGCCTGTATTTTCATCCTTCCCAACCCGTCTACCCAACCGCTTGGGACAGAATGAGTTCTGTCTCCAATTCCAGATTTTAATCATATATTGTGAAATACATGATGTCAACCAGCCACCCGCCGGTTCTTATTGTCTAAAAATATGATTTAGACTATACTTACCGGACGGAGAGATGGCCGAGTCCGGTTGAAGGCGACTGCCTCGAAAGCAGTTTCAGGGGTAACTCTGACGGGGGTTCGAATCCCTCTCTCTCCGCCAGGAAAATTGCTTTGCAATTTTCACTTGTAGCTTATAGCAAAAGCGGGACGGATAAATTTCTCCATCTCTATGAAAACTTATAGCAAGCCTTTTCTGTCTTTTATAATTTCTGCACTCTTTATCTTAATGTCAGCGCCGTCAGAGGCTGTTATGGGACAGTATGGCATGATTGAAGGAGACAATATCAACATTGTTGATATCAATGATCCTGATGGTAAGGATGGACTTATTGCAGAGATGAAGGTAATGAGTCCAATTGACCGTACGTGGGATGTAATGACTGATTATAGTAGTCTTCCGGAATTTATCCCTAACCTTAAGGTCAGCAGGGTGATAGAGAAAAAAGGTGATGAGATTATACTTTATCAGGAAGGGGTAACAGGCATCATGATGTTTAAGTTCAGGATAGGTGTTACTGTTAAAATCGTGGAACATCATCATCAAAGTATTGAATTTACAAAGGTTGATGGTGATTTTGAAATCTTCGAAGGAGAGTGGCGGGTAGTTCCGCTTACTTATGATGAGACATTAATAATCTTTACACTCAAAGCAAAACCAAAATTCTATGCCCCGAATTGGGTTATTCGATCTATTATGAAACGGGATATTCCTCTGGGGATGAAGGCATTGCGGGAAAGGATAGAAAAATAGGGTATTTTAAGGGATGTGTTGTCAGGATTTGTCTCTTGACCTTATAGTCTGTTTCCAATAGAATTGCAGAACAGTATGAAATGGCCGGAGAGGTACCCAAGTACGGCTGAAGGGGCGTGCCTGGAAAGCACGTGTGCTGGCAACAGTACCATGGGTTCAAATCCCATCCTCTCCGCCAGGAAAATTGCTTTGCAATATTCACTTTTGGCTTATAGCATATAGCTTATAGCATAATCAGTAAACAGCAGCAGTAAAGCAAAAGCAGTAAAAAAAGATTGTCTCCTGTACGCAGCCGGGAACAGGGCAGGGGGCTGCGCAACAGAGGCTTGCGAACCCCGACAGGTCCGGAAGGAAGCATCGGTAAGTGATAACCTTTGTGTGCCGCAGAAACCCTTGTCCTATCCCGGCTGCATTCAGGAGACAAGTGTTAACGCTGAAAAATGGGGGTACCCATTGCTACGAAGTAAATGCAATGGGTAGTGCGGCGTCAGGATTCAGAATTTGAGGTTCAACGTACAACACAGTACGCCTCGCCTCAAATTCTGAATCCTTCCTTGCAACTGAGCATTTTTGAGCGTTAACTTAAGGCATCATGTAGTGAATAATAAGAGTGAATAATGGGTTATCAAGTCCTTGCAAGAAAATGGCGTCCCAGATCCTTCCAGGAGCTTACAGGCCAGGAACATGTATCAAAGACGATTGAGAATGCTATCACGGCCAACCGTATAGCGCATGCCTATCTCTTTTCCGGTGTACGTGGTGTTGGAAAAACGACTGTTGCACGAATCCTGGCGAAGTCGCTCAATTGTTCCGAAGGCCCCACTCCGACACCCTGCATGAAATGCGAATCATGCAAAGAGATTACGGATGGTTATTCCGTAGACGTAATGGAGATTGACGGCGCTTCCCATACCGGTGTAGACAGTATACGGGAACTTCAGGAAAATGCCCAGTATGCCCCCATGAGGGGGCGTTATAAGAT
The window above is part of the Nitrospirota bacterium genome. Proteins encoded here:
- a CDS encoding NADH-quinone oxidoreductase subunit M, which gives rise to MGIPILSIVTFLPLLGALILLFVRNAVAARWIALAFTVVDFLVAIPIVLKFDSTTHNMQFVEHYIWIPSWNITYFMGIDGISVLFIFLSSLLGWVCVLASWRSIQHKVKEFMMALLVMQTAMIGVFCALDFFLFYLFWEAMLIPMYLIIGVWGGKNRIYAAIKFFLYTLAGSVLMLIGIIALYFAGGHTFDIIELMKQNYPFAFQFWVFLSFFIAFAIKVPMFPFHTWLPDAHVEAPTAGSIILAGVLLKMGTYGLIRFNLTLFEEAARYFTPLILVMSVIGIIYGGYLALAQSDIKKLIAYSSISHMGFVTLGLFVYNSAGVEGAIMQMLNHGITTGALFLCIGLIYERTHTRELADYGGLAKAVPIYTTFFTIFILSSMAIPGTNSFIGEFLILAGAFGYSKVAGAFSIIGAMLGAVYLLSMYKKVALGEINHKGHIHEAHDVNVRELAAMVALAIFVFWIGVNAAPFVELIHPSVSHLLEQLNSAGNMVAHVR
- a CDS encoding NADH-quinone oxidoreductase subunit N, coding for MNFDISNIIFSMPEIIVLAGACLLLMFDLILPKGQKQAIAYVALAVVIIAGAETWLLSDNIAHIFNRMFMFDGYSIFFKFVFYIGTLLAILLSINYMKIEGEDYGEYYVLILFALSGMMIMASGTDLLSIYVGLELMALSIYILTGFTQRSGKSNEAAMKYIILGSFSSGVLLYGMSLIYGITGTTQLSDLALALKGQDNMDMSLILAVIFLVAGFGFKVAAVPFHMWAPDVYEGAPTSITAFMSVGPKAAAFAAILRIFIEALGPVAGSWETILALVAVLTMATGSIFALIQTNIKRMIAYSSIAHAGYALLGVVAGGRDGISSVMLYMLIYTLMNMGIFGLIIMMRKGDFRGENIHDYTGLAKTNKLAALLMLIFLFSLAGIPPTGGFVGKFYIFMALVGQGLIPLAVIAVIFSAVSAFFYIRIVMLMYMKEPTHKFDLATTPASGIAIAIALIGILIIGVLPSWFLEMAQRAAFPV
- a CDS encoding outer membrane protein transport protein produces the protein MKLVLRLTLAAMLFVSIAVFSGTALATNGYQLIGVGQIQKGMAGAVTAAPLDTMTAISNPAGMARVGERADFSMEAFMPVRSVDFGAMGGGKTEGGSELYGIPSVGWVANAFNREDVYFGGGMFATSGLGVDYGEVLMMPGAALDMMTGAPSGTHSDVTFDGFSAIQFWKMAPTIAWNVNGGLSLGASLNVDYQSVTIRERLRNVPFNPSSPAFTQMDVNLDLGRPTSQLGVGAALGLLYDLTEEVTLGFSYTSKQVFGDADFRVGKDDVKNYNGAMGVAGVYHLDLDYPQQAAFGVAFQPIDSLLFDFDIKWINWSNTHDKVTLKGPSNSFDTNSDFIGDSNQTRLDFGWEDQYIYAVGAQYKPTQRLALRAGFNYSKAPIDKADVFNNLIFPAYVERHLTCGFDYQLGTHWGIGAAYKKAFKETATGKGDVPAGFVAMTPFTVDSGVKVSLEEDSIGMLLSYRF
- the hemW gene encoding radical SAM family heme chaperone HemW, coding for MTGIYIHIPFCIRKCPYCSFTSFTPGNVPEEEYINALLKEINSRSTESNSTDIVTAYFGGGTPSLISPAGISKILSDLAKKFRLINPEITIEANPGTIDMERLRGYKDAGINRISIGIQSFNDRLLMSLGRSHSSKEALNAIESARKAGFDNIGIDLIHSIGGESLQDWKDDLKEALSLRPEHISAYNLTIEEGTPFQLSQEKGLLDLPGDEYQTEMLLDTIELLCTAGYEHYEVSNYALPGFRSKHNQLYWKGGDYFGFGVSAHSYFKKGFGIRMANSPLLNNYLSLINRNGTAVVEEDLLTREMAMGETVFLGLRMMEGINVKDFESRFRMKIEEAYKESIDEMTGGDLLTFDNGRLRLTQKGLLFHNNVSIRFV
- a CDS encoding SRPBCC family protein; its protein translation is MKTYSKPFLSFIISALFILMSAPSEAVMGQYGMIEGDNINIVDINDPDGKDGLIAEMKVMSPIDRTWDVMTDYSSLPEFIPNLKVSRVIEKKGDEIILYQEGVTGIMMFKFRIGVTVKIVEHHHQSIEFTKVDGDFEIFEGEWRVVPLTYDETLIIFTLKAKPKFYAPNWVIRSIMKRDIPLGMKALRERIEK